A window of the Borrelia hispanica CRI genome harbors these coding sequences:
- a CDS encoding DUF685 domain-containing protein has protein sequence MTNQESPEQDTVVRHDDTIEIRNLNRRTSTDPSDLLVLDDGFSSCHAITFDDFRKELHKKTFVQGEGVDDFKQIIQTLIANELLQNTNLYLTLYKSSLSKSYRKTQK, from the coding sequence ATGACTAATCAAGAAAGTCCTGAACAAGATACCGTCGTAAGACACGATGATACAATAGAAATTAGAAACCTCAATAGAAGAACCTCAACTGACCCCTCTGATCTATTGGTTTTAGATGATGGCTTTTCTAGTTGTCATGCAATTACTTTTGATGACTTTCGTAAAGAATTGCATAAAAAAACATTCGTTCAAGGCGAAGGAGTCGATGATTTTAAGCAAATAATACAAACTCTAATTGCAAATGAATTATTACAAAATACAAATCTTTACTTGACTCTTTATAAATCAAGCTTATCAAAAAGTTATAGAAAAACTCAAAAATAA
- a CDS encoding DUF685 domain-containing protein, with amino-acid sequence MDSILSKVTNKLEYDLSQQDTLNKNTYFLGLYYSSLKKIKVQEHLTGISEDFYTSSTSTIQPRYKSYSNKYSETIDMNDLKRRHYIFDFSDSSQENQNAEIIIETSSSYDDKPIYLNVQVRGISSSTSQASKTVKIQYKYSSSSKNIFWLSSVNGGTGLRLNILEGWYMQKRVDDMPLLLKL; translated from the coding sequence ATGGATTCTATTCTTAGTAAAGTTACTAATAAACTTGAATATGATTTATCACAACAAGACACATTAAATAAAAATACTTATTTTCTAGGACTTTACTATTCTTCTTTGAAAAAAATAAAGGTTCAAGAACATCTTACCGGTATTAGTGAAGACTTCTATACAAGTAGTACTAGTACAATACAACCAAGATATAAATCTTATAGTAATAAGTATAGTGAAACTATAGATATGAATGATTTAAAACGTCGTCATTATATTTTTGACTTTTCAGACTCATCACAAGAAAATCAAAATGCTGAAATTATTATAGAAACAAGTAGTTCATATGATGATAAACCTATTTACTTAAATGTCCAAGTTAGAGGAATATCTAGTTCAACTTCTCAAGCATCTAAAACTGTCAAGATACAATATAAATATTCCTCATCATCAAAAAATATATTCTGGCTTTCAAGTGTCAATGGTGGAACAGGTCTGAGATTAAATATTTTAGAAGGTTGGTATATGCAAAAGAGAGTAGATGATATGCCTTTGCTTCTTAAATTATAA